A single genomic interval of Prunus dulcis chromosome 5, ALMONDv2, whole genome shotgun sequence harbors:
- the LOC117627267 gene encoding caffeoylshikimate esterase, giving the protein MATETPPNFWGDMPEEDYYTSQGVRNTKSFFQTPNGQIFTQSFLPLDQTVKGTVFMTHGYGSDTGWLFQKICMHYATWGYAVFAADLLGHGRSDGLRCYLGDMEKVAATSLSFFLHVRRNELYVHLPAFLFGESMGGAATMLMYFQSPPDTWTGLIFSAPLFVIPENMKPSKVHLFLYGLLFGIADTWAAMPDNKMVGKAIKDPAKLRIIASNPRRYTGPPRVGTMREIARVCQYIQDNFSRVTTPFLTVHGTADGVTCPSSSKLLYEKASSVDKTLKIYDGMYHSLIQGEPDENAEIVLRDMREWIDERVERYGPK; this is encoded by the coding sequence ATGGCGACCGAAACGCCTCCGAATTTCTGGGGCGACATGCCCGAGGAGGACTACTACACCTCCCAAGGCGTGCGCAACACCAAATCATTCTTCCAGACCCCTAACGGCCAGATCTTCACCCAGAGCTTCTTGCCGTTGGATCAAACAGTCAAAGGCACCGTCTTCATGACCCACGGCTACGGATCCGACACCGGCTGGCTCTTCCAGAAAATATGCATGCACTACGCCACGTGGGGCTACGCCGTCTTCGCCGCCGATCTCCTCGGCCACGGGCGATCCGACGGCCTCCGCTGCTACCTTGGCGACATGGAGAAAGTTGCCGCCACGTCACTCTCCTTCTTCCTCCACGTGCGCCGCAACGAATTATACGTCCACCTCCCTGCCTTCCTCTTCGGCGAGTCCATGGGCGGCGCTGCCACCATGCTCATGTACTTCCAGTCCCCGCCCGACACTTGGACGGGCCTGATCTTCTCCGCGCCGCTCTTCGTCATCCCTGAGAACATGAAGCCCAGCAAGGTCCACCTGTTCCTGTACGGCCTCCTCTTCGGGATCGCCGACACATGGGCGGCAATGCCGGACAACAAGATGGTCGGAAAAGCGATCAAGGACCCCGCGAAGCTGAGGATCATAGCCTCGAATCCGAGGAGGTACACGGGCCCACCGAGGGTGGGGACCATGAGGGAGATCGCGAGGGTGTGCCAGTACATACAGGACAACTTCTCGCGCGTCACGACTCCTTTTTTGACAGTGCACGGGACGGCGGATGGGGTGACGTGTCCGTCGTCGTCGAAGCTGTTGTACGAAAAGGCATCGAGTGTGGACAAGACCTTGAAGATTTACGATGGGATGTACCATTCCTTGATACAAGGGGAGCCCGATGAGAATGCGGAGATTGTGTTGAGGGATATGAGGGAGTGGATTGATGAGAGGGTTGAGAGGTATGGGCCCAAGTAA